The following are encoded in a window of Staphylospora marina genomic DNA:
- the proS gene encoding proline--tRNA ligase, with product MAEKRLIPQSEDFSGWYIDVIRKADLMDYAPVRGCIVFKPAGYALWEAMQKELDARFKETGHENAYFPLFIPESFFEKEKEHVEGFNPELPWVTEAGGEKLEERLAVRPTSETIIGHMFSRWIQSHRDLPLLINQWCSVVRWEKRTLPFLRTSEFLWQEGHTAHATEEEAREEVARMLEIYATFAEDVLAIPVIRGEKTPSEKFAGAVQTFSIEAMMKDGKALQAGTSHFMGQNFAKSFDIKFADHNNNLEYVHTTSWGLSTRMIGALIMVHGDDHGLVIPPRIAPVQAVIIPVGPKQERERVVEACRKLEGELRAAGIRVKLDAREQYSPGWKFNEYELKGIPVRIELGPRDLDKGQVVLARRDTMEKSEAAMEGLAGHLSGLLEEIQKNMFRKAKAFMEENSHRAETLDELSRVISEKRGFVLAGWCGDAGCEAEVKQACGATSRNIPFDPPEVMSRCVTCGKEAKHSVWFAKSY from the coding sequence ATGGCAGAGAAAAGATTGATCCCCCAGAGCGAGGATTTTTCAGGTTGGTATATTGACGTGATTCGAAAGGCCGATCTGATGGATTACGCACCTGTGCGCGGGTGCATCGTGTTCAAACCGGCCGGTTATGCCCTGTGGGAAGCCATGCAAAAGGAACTGGATGCGCGGTTCAAGGAAACGGGGCATGAAAACGCATATTTTCCGCTGTTCATTCCGGAAAGCTTCTTTGAGAAGGAAAAAGAGCACGTGGAAGGCTTCAACCCCGAATTGCCCTGGGTGACGGAAGCAGGCGGTGAAAAGCTGGAAGAACGGTTGGCCGTCAGACCGACCTCCGAAACGATCATCGGGCACATGTTCTCCCGCTGGATCCAGTCGCACCGGGATTTGCCGCTTTTGATCAACCAGTGGTGCAGCGTGGTTCGTTGGGAAAAGCGGACGCTTCCGTTCCTGCGCACCAGCGAGTTCCTGTGGCAGGAAGGACACACGGCCCACGCCACGGAGGAAGAAGCGCGGGAAGAAGTGGCCCGGATGCTGGAGATCTATGCCACGTTCGCCGAAGACGTGCTCGCTATTCCGGTGATCCGCGGCGAAAAGACGCCGTCCGAAAAATTTGCCGGAGCGGTGCAAACGTTTTCCATCGAAGCCATGATGAAGGACGGAAAAGCCCTGCAAGCGGGAACGTCCCATTTCATGGGGCAAAACTTTGCCAAGAGCTTTGACATCAAGTTTGCCGACCACAACAATAATCTGGAATACGTACATACCACCTCGTGGGGATTGAGCACCCGGATGATCGGAGCGCTGATCATGGTGCACGGCGACGACCACGGATTGGTGATTCCGCCGCGGATCGCCCCGGTTCAGGCCGTGATCATTCCCGTCGGTCCGAAACAAGAGCGGGAGCGGGTGGTGGAAGCTTGCCGGAAGTTGGAAGGCGAACTCCGCGCGGCCGGCATCCGCGTGAAACTGGATGCCAGGGAGCAATACAGCCCGGGTTGGAAATTCAACGAATACGAGCTCAAGGGAATTCCGGTCAGGATCGAACTGGGGCCCCGCGATTTGGACAAGGGACAGGTGGTGCTTGCCCGTCGGGATACGATGGAGAAGTCGGAGGCGGCGATGGAAGGACTGGCCGGGCATCTTTCCGGCTTGCTGGAGGAAATCCAGAAAAACATGTTCCGCAAAGCCAAGGCGTTCATGGAAGAAAACTCCCATCGGGCCGAGACGCTGGACGAGCTGTCCCGGGTCATCTCGGAGAAACGGGGCTTCGTGCTCGCCGGCTGGTGCGGGGACGCGGGATGCGAAGCCGAAGTCAAGCAGGCGTGCGGTGCGACCAGCCGCAACATTCCGTTCGATCCGCCGGAAGTCATGAGCCGCTGCGTGACGTGCGGAAAGGAAGCGAAGCACTCCGTCTGGTTTGCCAAATCGTATTGA
- a CDS encoding N-acetylmuramoyl-L-alanine amidase family protein has translation MTYLVALDDGHGMQTAGKRTKPIPQLGGRVIKENEFNRQLVKLLDVELKRCGFRTLLVAPTDEDTPLSTRTKRANDAGAHLYVSCHYNAGGGQGIETYHYPGSREGERAAKLIHKELLASGVPRKDRGVKSANFQVLRETKMPAVLIEFGFMDDPGLSEAAQMLDPKVQKAFAVATAKGICAYFGVKYVPEKPPSPPKPMYRVIVDGKVVVDTAYEHKVAAAVEEAVKKGVTEIIIRKR, from the coding sequence ATGACGTATCTGGTTGCGCTCGACGACGGACACGGCATGCAAACCGCCGGAAAGCGGACGAAGCCGATTCCGCAGTTGGGAGGACGGGTGATCAAAGAGAACGAGTTCAACCGCCAATTGGTGAAGCTGTTGGACGTCGAACTCAAAAGGTGCGGTTTCCGGACGCTCCTCGTGGCCCCGACGGACGAGGACACCCCGCTGTCGACACGTACGAAAAGGGCCAACGACGCCGGCGCGCATTTGTATGTATCCTGTCATTACAATGCCGGCGGAGGCCAGGGGATCGAGACCTATCATTATCCGGGAAGCCGTGAGGGGGAGCGGGCGGCGAAGCTCATTCACAAGGAATTGTTGGCATCCGGTGTGCCGCGAAAAGACCGCGGGGTGAAGTCGGCCAATTTTCAGGTCTTGAGAGAAACCAAAATGCCGGCGGTCTTGATCGAGTTCGGATTCATGGATGATCCGGGGCTGAGTGAAGCCGCGCAGATGCTCGATCCGAAAGTCCAAAAAGCGTTTGCCGTGGCGACGGCCAAAGGCATCTGTGCCTATTTCGGCGTCAAGTATGTTCCTGAGAAGCCGCCTTCGCCGCCGAAACCGATGTACCGGGTCATCGTGGACGGAAAAGTGGTGGTGGACACCGCTTATGAACACAAGGTGGCTGCGGCCGTGGAGGAAGCGGTGAAAAAGGGAGTTACGGAAATCATCATTCGAAAACGTTGA
- a CDS encoding antibiotic biosynthesis monooxygenase family protein, with protein sequence MSFARTPKPPYYAVIFTSLRTGKEAEEYARTAEHMVQLAKQQPGFLGVESVRDPNGFGITVSYWESEEAIRRWREHAEHTLAREKGRSDWYERFFTRVCRVERAYEFTAGNE encoded by the coding sequence ATGTCCTTCGCCCGCACACCGAAGCCTCCTTACTATGCCGTGATTTTCACGTCGCTTCGAACCGGAAAAGAGGCGGAAGAATACGCCCGTACTGCGGAACACATGGTACAGCTCGCGAAGCAACAGCCCGGCTTTCTGGGAGTCGAAAGCGTGCGCGATCCAAACGGATTCGGTATCACCGTCTCGTACTGGGAATCGGAAGAAGCCATTCGCCGCTGGAGAGAACACGCCGAACACACACTGGCCCGGGAAAAAGGCCGTTCCGATTGGTATGAACGCTTTTTCACCCGGGTGTGCCGGGTGGAGCGGGCGTACGAATTCACTGCCGGGAACGAATGA